The Brassica oleracea var. oleracea cultivar TO1000 chromosome C7, BOL, whole genome shotgun sequence sequence TGGCTGTTTCCTACAGAAATAAGTATGTATGCAGCTCAAAAAGACAACTCTTTCAGCACCAGAGAGAGAGAGAGAGAGAAAGAAAAAAACAAAGATTTAAAAAATCTGATCTTTCCTTTGATAATGCGAGACTGAATCGACCCATAAACATAAGAAGAAGGTGACACACACAGTTTCTCCTAAACTATTCAACAGTCTTTAGGTTTCAAAATTCATCAACCTCTAAAAGTAAAACCTAATCTATGAGAGAAGGATGAAGAAGACACAATTGAAACGGTTACCAGGGGGGTTAGTGGGCAGTGAAGCGGAACCTTCAATATCTCGATTAAGAGCGGCCTGGAAGGCGTCTACATCAGCTCCCGAATGCATCGATTCATCCTACCATACCAACACACGCCCGAATTCAAATTCATCATCACGAGTTGAACAGATGCAGGATTTATATATATAAGGAAAGGAACCTAACCTCGTCTTCTTCGAGGAGCTTGAAAATTGAAGGATCCATTGAAGCTCCAACGAAAGGAAAAAGAATCCGCTGGCTGGGAGAAAAGAAATATGAACGAATCCAATCTCGAGTGGTAATTTGCATATCGGTCCGGTTTAAAATATATATCCAAACTTTATTGCGTTCGGTTTACTTTTCCCATGGTTTAGGAAAATAGGAGTTTTATTCGGTTTAACAATTAAGATTCAGGTTCGATTTGAATTTGGAATTTTTAATTATATTATTTCTAAATGCATTTGTTGAGGGTAAAAATTATGCTTAGTTAATTAAATAATATATTTATTTACTTTGGTTTATACAAAATTCAGGTTTGGTTTAGCTTTAGTTCAAAAATTTTTAATGTAAAAAAAATTCTTCGATTCGAGTTACTTAAGGTTCAGATTAATGAATTTGTTCTCAAATCCTTAGGAAATGGTATCTTAAACTAAACATCTTGTCGTTTATTTGTTTGCTAAAGCACATTGCGTCGTTTAAATGTACGAGCCAGAACGCTGCCGTTTTAAGGGGAACACAGAGAGAGAAACAGCGTCAAAGGCTAGAGCTGCCGCCGCTAACAAAATCACCGGAGATCATTATTAGAGATGAACATCATTGCCTTGAGCAGACGTCTATACTCGCCTCGATTCTCCGGTTATCGTTCTCTGCACGATGCGCTCTCGAAAACTGTATTCTCGGGTCCGATCCTGGGACGATCCGTTCACCACCTCCGCAAGGCCGGGAGCTTCGTAGTCCCTCGTGTCTTGTTCGTGTCGCGAAACCTGTCGACGAATGTTTCTTCTTCTTCTTCGAAACAACCTGCGTTTCTACGGTGGTATTTGAGAAAGCTGGAGTCGCACCCTTTCATCACTAAGAGCGTCACTACTTCCCTCATTTATATGGCCGCTGATCTCACTTCTCAGGTGAGAGATACTTAATCGTGAATTTAGGTTTAATGGCTGATGAATGTATTTAGTGGTGAGATTAGTGTTTAATGATTGGAGTATTTATTAATTGTTAATTTTAGGTTAAAAGTTCTCTTTGTTTCGTCGATTCCAAACTTGACGAGGAAGAAATTTTATCTCTTTCTTTCTTTAGTCCATGTTCAATGATATGTTTAAGAATAAAGTTTCCAAATTTAAACAAGTCTAAAACTAGATGAATGTCTAGTTAGTGTAAGAAACTTTTGCTTCACTTCACCATCTTATGTTTGGTGATAGACCCTTTATAAGTTGCACAATCTACCGCCTTGAAACTCATTCCAATTTCCATAAGATATTATACCATTTCAGTGCTCTGTTTTTTTTCCTCGAGTTAGCACTTAAGGCTGGTCATTTAGTGTTTTTTTTTCGAACATGTTGTTTTGTTCAGTCTGTGTTCTTATCTTTAGTATATGTTTAGTCATATTCCAATCTTTTAATCCTCTTGTTATCTCGTGTGAGTTCTTATCTCTAAAGGCAGAGAAGTTTTAGGTGTGGTATGTTGTGGTGCTTATAAATTCCCCTTTTTCTTCCTTGCTTCGATCGCAGATGATCACGATGAAGCCATCTGGTTCTTATGACCTGATAAGAACAGCCAGAATGGCTAGCTTTGGGTTGATATTTCTCGGGCCGTCACAGCATCTTTGGTTCAGTTATCTTTCTAGAATACTGCCAAAGCGTGATGTGTTGACAACCGTTAAGAAAATAATGATGGGGCAGGCTCTCTTTGGACCTTTTAGCAACACGGTCTTCTATTCCTATAATGCTGCTTTACAAGGTATTACACATCTTTTATATGGATTTATGAAGTGTTCTCTGTTTCAAATTTGTGGGCGTTGTTCTGGCATATTAAGGTGAAAATTCGGAGGAAATTTTGGCAAGATTGAAGCGGGATCTTCTGCCTACGTTGAAAAATGGACTTTTGTATTGGCCAGTCTGTGATTTTGTGACATTCAAGTATGTGCCCGTTCATCTCCAGGTAAAATACCAGATACCTATCGTATTACTTTTGTTTTTCAGTGTGGGATGATTTGAGAAGTTTCTCACCTTGATCGTGTAATCTTTTGGTTGCAGCCATTGATGAATAGCTCGTGTGCATATATATGGACGATATATTTGACGTATATGGCAAACCAGACGAAAGCAGACAGCTGAACAATGACAAGAATGACTTTTCTTGACCAAGCACAATCGCATTCTCTTTATTATATTGAACCTTGAATCAAACATCAAATAATAGTACAAGTACAATTGGTTTTCTTTTTTGGTATCTGAAATGCAACAAAAGTTTTGCATCTTGATCCAAGTATCAATTTATCAGCAAGTTAGAAGATTCATCAAGCGAAAACTTGCTCCACCATCTTCTGTTTCTCTCCATCCCATTTTCTTTTTAAAGTTATCAACACTCCTCCCCAAGTCAAAACTTCCCAGTAATGACCTTCAATTTTAAATGCTCAACCAAGTGACATAATAGTCTAGTGGCATTAGTGTTACACCTCATTTGACGATTTGTTTACGGGGCGAGGGAGATTATGTATTTAAATGGTTCCAGAACTTTCACTGATATCAACAACAAAAAAAACCTAAAAACATAGCTTATTTTGGTATCTTATTTGGTCAAAATAGTAAGACATTTGTACAAAGAACCTCTCATAAACTATCATTATCATCAGTACCTTCACCTTGTAGTTCTTTGTAGATTTTGATTTTAAATTCTTCCTATAAAAAAAATAGTAAGAACTAAGCTGTGAGTTTATGTTAAATTTTTATCATATGAAAATATGGCGATTGCATAGTTGAAAAATAGATTCACTTGTCAGAAGCACAAGCAAACCCCCCTAAAACTAAGTAAAACTCTAGAAAAGCTGAAGACATGTAGTTCATCATGAGGTCTTGTATGGAAGTTGTGAAAGTGGACTTTTTTCTTGAAATTGAGGATATCTTTTTTTATAATAGCTTTCCTTTACTATAGTTGGTCTTCTTTTTTGAAAAATAAGTTACTCGTAGGAGTTAACTTAGTTGTGCTCGGCAAAATTGACAATTAATAGGTTCGGCATACCTAAGACACCAGTTTTCTTGGAATTTGCTGCATGATTCACTCAATCGTTACCTAGATGCAGAAATCAAAGCGTCGAGTAAGTCTATTGAAGTTTTCTAGCAAATGTTTATTTTTCCTATTACCTATATAGATCTTTCTCATTTTATTTATGCTCTTCAAGTCAAAAAGATAGCTCTCCTCTCTTGTTTTTCTCTTATGGTGTTCCAATAAACTGCGAAACTTTTTATGTATCATGTCTTTCTTCAAATGTTCCAACTTAGAAACTGCTTGTGTTAGTATACCAAGCTCGTCAACCTCTTTATACGGCTTTGATTTTGAGGAAGCCGAATGAGTTTTTTAGTGATGATTATATATTCCTAACTTATCAATTATACAACTATCACATGCAACTAAAGAGATGAAAGTGCTTTAGTGTTGAAGTTTGATATGTTCACTTAATCCCACAGCTCAAATCTAGCTGGTTGTGCTAATCTCACCTAGGCTAGTTAAACCTGATTTATAAAGTGATGTACACACACTGATCAATCCAAATTCAACTTCTCGATAGGTAATCCCAATAATGACTTGAGAGTTATTCGTTGTTTAATCTTATCTTTCTTGTATAGAAGCTAGAAGTGACATGGTTCTTTGGAGGAAATCTTCATCAGAGTTTAAGAACTTCTTTTCTATAAAGACATGCGAACAAATGTGCCACGAAATAAGCAAGGTTTGAGTTGGGTAGTTTGGATTTCCCAATGAATTCTTTGAGTTGCTTATATTATAGTTTTATTGAAGCCCACACAATAGTCCAATTTGATGATCCAAGATATAATCCCTCATAGCCATGTAATTAAGGCTACTTAGCAATTCTAGGTTCTTATATATTTGGTTGGTCACAAGTTCAGCTGGTTCAAAATATGACACAAATCGATAAGATAATAAAATAGTAAGATAATAATTTTTAAATGATCCTATATAAATATATATAGTACCTTAAAATCATAAATTAATAATTTTGACAACTTGTTATTGAATATTCTTACGAATTAACAAGAACAAGAATCAAATCATTTGGGTATTCAAAGAATCAACAAACTCGTTTGATAAATTTATTCTACGTCAATTTGGTATTAGAGAAAGTTCTTTCTGATATATTTTGTTCCTTTGCACATTTCAGACATCATCAGTGGCTCCTCGACACAATAACAACACAGCAGATTTACCATTGATTCAGTGGGAAGAATTGTGTCTAACGCTTATTGCCATCATGAGAATATTCAGCTGACAATTCAACTTGCTTCGTGAATTAGCAGAATCAGTTTATCTTCGATAATATCATCATGATCTTCATGGACAACATGATCAACGTGATTGTGATCGAGATCATGTAGGTCATTTCGCCGAAGAAGTACATCAGAGAAAGAGAGGATTGTGACCTCACTGTGACCGTGAATATAGGAGCTGGGAGATGGGATTTTAAGTGGAGATCCTAGAGTTTCACGGCGTCGGCTGTGGTGAAGAACTTTTGGATTGGATTGTGGCATTACAAGAGATGTTAGAATTTAAGAAAAATGATTGTTAGCTATACGAACGATACACCATTACATGACTACATATATGGACAAAAGTAATGAATCAAAAACCACATGAACTATATGATTCACATGAAAATGTCTCTCAACTATTATGTTTAAGCCGATAACACGATCAACATGTCAGACTTTGAATTCGGCTACTTCTACAAACGTTTTGACATATTTTCACATGTTCTTGGTTGCATAACATTGCATTTGGAAGTTTAATCTATATATTTATTTTATTTATTTTATTTTTTTGATATTTTTTATATGTGTTATGGTCCATTTTTACGAGTTTTGTTTAAGAAATTCTTGTTAGATATTGTTCTATTTCAAATCGGACACAATTTTTAGCTACCGAAATGACAGGGATGTGATCATGTGAATCATTTAGTTTGTGTAGTTTTTGATACATTTTTTTGTCCGGATGTGTAGGCATGTGGTGGTGTATTTGCAACACCCTGACCGCTCACGACTAAGGGGCCTCTGAGGCCCGTTCACTCGGCCCATGGGCCCCATCCTATGAGACAGGCGGTGTGTTAACTTTTCGATGCCTCGAAAAACTTGTTTATTGACCCTGCAATCACCACATGACATTTCCATATGATTTTTGATTTCACTCGCACAATATTGCAAATCACTTCCTGATAGATCACCCATCCTTCTACTATTCCATTTCAAGCATGCTTAACTCTGGAGTTCTAAACGGATGTGTGTCCAAAAAAGAAAACGCACTTTGGTGACATAGATAGCCAAATTAATTATCAAAAGCTTTTTCTAGATATACCATAAATCGGGATGTTACAATTCACCACACTCACAGAGCACAATGCCCTCATTGTGCACCACGATATGTCTGAAGATGCCTCTCGGCCGCGATGGCTAACCAGCTCTGATACCACTTGTAATACCCCGACCATCCACGGCTAATGGGTCTCCCATACCCGCTCACTCGGCCCGTGGACCCCATCTTGTGCACCAGGCGGTGCATTAACTATTAGAGGCTTGAAAGACTTGTTTACTGTCACTGCAATCACCACATTACATTTCCCCATGCTTTGGCCTCACTCGCACGATATAGCGAATCACTTCCCGATATAGTCATTCATCCTTCTATTACTCTAGCTTAAGCACGCTTAACTCTGGAGTTTTAAACGGCTGTGTACCCGAAAAGGTAAGCGCACTTTGGTGACATAGGTAGCCAAATCAATTCTCTTATGCATTTTTTCACATATACCAGAAATCAGGATGTTACATTATTTTTCGTGCAGTTAGTTATCATTTTTCCTAGAATTAAGGTGTGTCCCCGAAGAACATAAGGTGCCTTTGGTCGCCATTAAGTTATGAGGAAAGGCAGCTTCGTAGCGGTTACAGCTCAAAGCGGTTCGAGCCAAAGCTGGTAAAAGCATCATTCAAACTTGGATAAAATGATGCGGAAGACATTGTTTCCATATAATTTCGACTAGACAATGCTCACAAGGTTGCAGAATCTCCGCCAAGGAACTCGTTCTGTCAACGACTATGTTGAAGAGTTTTCATTGCTTCTCACTCGGAATGAGTTACCCGATAGTGTTGTTCAATTGGTCTTACGGTTCATAGGGACTCCGACCTCAACTTCAACTGCTATGTCTCAGTTCGACCCTCTTACAGTTTCTGAAGATCAACAGCGAGCGGTGGCTTTTGAGCTCTAATTTAAATCACCATCTTTGAATTGGAACTCGTCAAACCGAGCATGACATATTCATACGTTCTTTGATGTTGGAGAGACTGGTATAAGTACAAAGGAAGTAGGAGACTTGGTTGCTGTTGGTTTATGGGGAGCAGCACCTAGTAAAGTTCTCGTGGACAAAGGAGTTGTGATGATCTACCCGAAAAAATGCATTACAATTCTTTGCAAGTGGA is a genomic window containing:
- the LOC106304114 gene encoding protein SYM1, which produces MNIIALSRRLYSPRFSGYRSLHDALSKTVFSGPILGRSVHHLRKAGSFVVPRVLFVSRNLSTNVSSSSSKQPAFLRWYLRKLESHPFITKSVTTSLIYMAADLTSQMITMKPSGSYDLIRTARMASFGLIFLGPSQHLWFSYLSRILPKRDVLTTVKKIMMGQALFGPFSNTVFYSYNAALQGENSEEILARLKRDLLPTLKNGLLYWPVCDFVTFKYVPVHLQPLMNSSCAYIWTIYLTYMANQTKADS